Genomic segment of Peribacillus frigoritolerans:
CAGGTCCTCAAAGAAACGGAGGACGACTACCGTTTTGTACTTGACTGAAAGTCCTTCCAGGGCCTTTTGCAAATCCAGGTCAGGATAGTGATCCTCCTCACCGCTGCGTAAGTATTCTATTGTTTCGTCATCGGCGACGGTCAGTTTCTTTTTCTTCCGCAAAACATCCAGTGCCGTTCTGACGATGATCTTATATAACCAACTATCTATAGATGCAGCGTCTTTGATTTTGCTGCTGGAGGCTAGCGCTTTCCTTATTGATTCCTGCACGATATCAAGGGCATCCTCTTGGTTTTTGACATAGTAAAAAGCAAGTCTGTACAAATTCTCTTGCCGTTCGGTTATCCGGGCCGCGATTAATTGATTCATATCTGGATTTTTCATTGCATGATAGAGCTCCTTACATTTAAATTACGTATCCTAGGTACAAAGAATAGACGTTGGTGCAGCCATAAAAGTTTGAAAATGAGCAAGGAAATATATTAATATAAAAAAATGAAATTTTTTACAAACTTTTAAGGCTTTTGGCGCGTCTATATAGTAGAATGATTATCGAGGTGGAGTGCATCATGAGGAAATTAAATTATAAAAAAGTCTTTATTTTTCTATTTTGTCTAACAGCTGCTGTGGGAACGATGGGGTTAGCCATTAAAAGCCTTGCTTTTGATAAGAAGAGAACCGTTTCGGCCTATACAACTGATAAAAATTACCCAGAAGCCGATATTCAAACGTATGTGAAAGATAATACGAAAGGCGGGTATTCAGCCAGCAGGCCCGTTCTGCATTTAGAAAAGATCGACAAACAGCTAGAAGCCTACATAAAGAAAGAAATTAAGGATTATGAAAAGAAATGGAAAGCATCCGACGGAAAAGCTTCCGAGCTTAACCTCACCTATACGATCCTCCATTTCAGTAAACAGACCATTACGATTTCCTTCGATAAATATGAGCAAGTGGAAGGAAAGAAGCAGTCTGGAACCCAGATCTTCACTTATGATATTCCATCTCAGCAAAAGCTCTCCATAGAAGACATCTTTGCCACGGATACTGATTATTTATCCGTTTTATCCGATATTGTTTTTGAAGAGTTAACGCAGAAGGAAGAAGAAGGCATTTCAAACAGTCTCATTAAAAAGGAAAACAAACTGAAGGCAGCCAACTTCAATTCTTTTTCAGTCTTGAAAAATACGCTTGTATTCTACGTTAAGACTGATGATTCAACTAAGACTCATACAATAGCCATCAAGAAGGATCTTTTTAAAGATAGTTTGCTAGATTCATATCAAAGTCAAGATTTGAATGAGGATCGTGTAAAGGAATGGCAGCCGAAACATATCGTCGCCAAACTGCCCGTGCAAAATGAATGGATCGACCCTTCAAAAAAGGTCATTGCCTTGACGTTCGATGACGGGCCGCATCCAAGTCATACCATGTCCATTCTGGAAGACCTGAAAAAATATGATGGACACGCGACGTTTTTCGTACTTGGAAGCCGCGTACAGCACTATCCGGAAGTTCTGCAAAAAATGCTGCAGCAAGGAAATGAGATCGGCAACCATTCATGGGATCATCCGCAGCTGACGCGCTTAAGCAAGAACAAAATCGAAGATCAAATCGAAAAGACCCAAGACGCTGTAGAAAAAGCAACAGGTACTGAGCCAAATCTCGTCCGTCCCCCATATGGAGCGATTAACAATAATGTGAGGGAATACATGGAGGATATGAAAGTCTCACTTTGGGATGTCGATCCAGAAGATTGGAAAGAA
This window contains:
- a CDS encoding RNA polymerase sigma factor, with the protein product MKNPDMNQLIAARITERQENLYRLAFYYVKNQEDALDIVQESIRKALASSSKIKDAASIDSWLYKIIVRTALDVLRKKKKLTVADDETIEYLRSGEEDHYPDLDLQKALEGLSVKYKTVVVLRFFEDLKLDEIAEVLEENVSTIKTRLYKALQLLRINMTEQEETKKWKKN
- a CDS encoding polysaccharide deacetylase family protein — encoded protein: MRKLNYKKVFIFLFCLTAAVGTMGLAIKSLAFDKKRTVSAYTTDKNYPEADIQTYVKDNTKGGYSASRPVLHLEKIDKQLEAYIKKEIKDYEKKWKASDGKASELNLTYTILHFSKQTITISFDKYEQVEGKKQSGTQIFTYDIPSQQKLSIEDIFATDTDYLSVLSDIVFEELTQKEEEGISNSLIKKENKLKAANFNSFSVLKNTLVFYVKTDDSTKTHTIAIKKDLFKDSLLDSYQSQDLNEDRVKEWQPKHIVAKLPVQNEWIDPSKKVIALTFDDGPHPSHTMSILEDLKKYDGHATFFVLGSRVQHYPEVLQKMLQQGNEIGNHSWDHPQLTRLSKNKIEDQIEKTQDAVEKATGTEPNLVRPPYGAINNNVREYMEDMKVSLWDVDPEDWKERDEKKIVNKVMSKAKDGRIILMHDIYQTSAQAAGKIIKQLHDQGYQLVTISELEKVKKDRELSGITISE